The following are encoded in a window of Acidimicrobiales bacterium genomic DNA:
- a CDS encoding ribbon-helix-helix protein, CopG family: MTTMVSFRADDDDVAEADRWADRLGVERSELLREALAAHLARLAVEDDAGMYAAQPFTADDAALDATDDWGLDEDWSDWAEWVDRRDRATG; the protein is encoded by the coding sequence ATGACTACCATGGTCAGCTTCCGTGCCGACGACGACGATGTCGCTGAAGCCGATCGATGGGCCGACCGGCTCGGCGTCGAGCGCTCAGAGCTGCTGCGCGAAGCCCTCGCGGCGCACCTTGCCCGCCTTGCCGTCGAGGATGACGCCGGCATGTACGCGGCTCAGCCATTCACAGCGGACGACGCTGCATTGGATGCGACCGACGACTGGGGTCTCGACGAGGACTGGTCCGACTGGGCGGAGTGGGTCGATCGGCGGGACCGTGCAACGGGGTGA